The Caballeronia sp. SL2Y3 genome includes a window with the following:
- the rpsJ gene encoding 30S ribosomal protein S10, translated as MQNQKIRIRLKAFDYRLIDQSAAEIVDTAKRTGAIVRGPVPLPTRIQRFDILRSPHGNKTSRDQLEIRTHQRLMDIVDPTDKTVDALMKLDLPAGVDVEIKLQ; from the coding sequence ATGCAGAACCAGAAAATCCGCATTCGTCTGAAGGCTTTCGACTATCGCCTGATCGACCAGTCGGCAGCCGAGATCGTCGATACGGCGAAGCGGACTGGCGCGATCGTCCGTGGCCCGGTGCCGCTGCCGACGCGTATTCAGCGTTTTGACATCCTGCGTTCGCCGCACGGCAACAAGACGTCGCGCGACCAGCTCGAAATCCGTACGCACCAGCGTCTGATGGACATCGTCGACCCGACGGACAAGACCGTCGACGCGCTCATGAAGCTCGACCTGCCGGCCGGTGTGGACGTCGAAATCAAGCTGCAGTAA
- the rpsN gene encoding 30S ribosomal protein S14 — MAKLALIEREKKRARLAAKYAPKRAELKAVIEDSSKSDEERYFARLALQQLPRNSNPTRKRNRCAITGRPRGTFRKFGLARNKIREIAFRGEIPGLTKASW, encoded by the coding sequence GTGGCTAAACTGGCACTGATCGAACGTGAAAAGAAGCGCGCACGCCTGGCCGCGAAGTACGCTCCGAAGCGTGCTGAACTGAAGGCTGTGATCGAAGACTCGAGCAAGTCGGACGAAGAGCGTTACTTCGCTCGCCTCGCGCTGCAACAACTGCCGCGTAACTCGAACCCGACTCGCAAGCGTAACCGCTGCGCAATCACGGGTCGCCCGCGTGGCACGTTCCGCAAGTTCGGACTTGCGCGTAACAAGATCCGCGAAATCGCATTCCGCGGCGAAATCCCTGGCCTCACCAAGGCGAGCTGGTAA
- the rpsH gene encoding 30S ribosomal protein S8, with translation MSMSDPIADMLTRIRNAQMVEKVSVTMPSSKVKVAIAQVLKDEGYIDDFAVKAEGAKTELNIALKYYAGRPVIERLERVSKPGLRVYRGRNDIPQVMNGLGVAIVSTPKGVMTDRKARQNGVGGEVICYVA, from the coding sequence ATGAGCATGAGTGATCCTATCGCCGATATGCTGACTCGCATCCGCAATGCGCAGATGGTCGAGAAGGTTTCGGTGACTATGCCCTCGTCGAAAGTCAAGGTTGCGATTGCGCAGGTTTTGAAGGACGAAGGTTATATCGACGACTTCGCAGTGAAGGCTGAAGGTGCGAAGACGGAATTGAACATCGCGTTGAAGTACTACGCTGGCCGTCCGGTGATCGAGCGCCTCGAGCGCGTGTCGAAGCCCGGTCTGCGCGTGTACCGCGGTCGCAACGACATCCCGCAGGTCATGAACGGCCTGGGCGTTGCCATCGTGTCGACGCCGAAGGGTGTGATGACCGACCGCAAGGCGCGCCAGAACGGCGTCGGCGGCGAAGTCATCTGCTACGTCGCTTAA
- the rplN gene encoding 50S ribosomal protein L14 has translation MIQTETRLEVADNTGAREVMCIKVLGGSKRRYASIGDIIKVTVKEATPRGRVKKGEIYNAVVVRTAKGVRRQDGSLIKFDGNAAVLLNTKLEPIGTRIFGPVTRELRSERFMKIVSLAPEVL, from the coding sequence ATGATCCAGACCGAAACTCGGCTTGAAGTGGCCGACAACACGGGTGCGCGTGAAGTCATGTGCATCAAGGTGCTCGGCGGCTCGAAGCGTCGTTACGCTAGCATTGGCGACATCATCAAGGTGACCGTCAAGGAAGCGACGCCGCGCGGACGCGTGAAAAAGGGCGAAATCTACAACGCCGTGGTCGTTCGCACGGCCAAGGGCGTGCGTCGCCAGGATGGCTCGCTGATCAAGTTCGACGGCAATGCCGCTGTCCTCTTGAATACCAAGCTCGAGCCGATCGGCACGCGTATTTTCGGGCCGGTGACGCGTGAACTGCGTAGCGAACGATTCATGAAGATCGTTTCGCTCGCGCCGGAAGTGCTGTAA
- the rplE gene encoding 50S ribosomal protein L5: protein MARLQEIYKETVVPQLVEKFGYKSIMEVPRITKITLNMGLGEAVADKKIIENAVGDLTKIAGQKPVITKARKAIAGFKIRQGYPIGAMVTLRGQAMYEFLDRFVTVALPRVRDFRGVSGRAFDGRGNYNIGVKEQIIFPEIDYDKIDALRGLNISITTTAKTDDEAKALLAGFKFPFRN, encoded by the coding sequence ATGGCTCGTCTGCAAGAGATTTATAAAGAAACGGTTGTGCCGCAACTCGTCGAAAAGTTCGGCTACAAGTCCATCATGGAAGTGCCGCGCATTACCAAGATCACCCTGAACATGGGCCTTGGCGAAGCCGTCGCTGACAAGAAGATCATCGAAAACGCCGTGGGCGACCTGACGAAGATCGCTGGCCAAAAGCCGGTTATCACGAAGGCGCGCAAGGCAATCGCAGGCTTCAAGATTCGTCAGGGCTACCCGATCGGCGCGATGGTGACGCTGCGCGGTCAAGCGATGTACGAATTCCTGGACCGCTTCGTGACGGTTGCGCTGCCCCGCGTGCGCGACTTCCGCGGCGTGTCGGGCCGTGCATTCGACGGTCGTGGCAACTACAACATCGGTGTGAAAGAGCAGATCATTTTCCCCGAAATCGACTACGACAAGATCGACGCGCTGCGTGGGCTGAACATCAGCATCACGACCACCGCGAAGACTGACGACGAAGCAAAGGCGCTGCTCGCCGGCTTCAAGTTCCCGTTCAGAAACTGA
- the rplB gene encoding 50S ribosomal protein L2 — translation MAIVKVKPTSPGRRAMVKIVNKDLHKGKPHAALLDSQSKSAGRNNNGRITTRHQGGGHKQHYRIVDFRRNKDGIPAKVERLEYDPNRSANIALVLYADGERRYIIAPKGVAVGAQLMSGSEAPIRAGNTLPIRNIPVGTTIHCIEMLPGKGAQIARSAGTSAMLLAREGIYAQVRLRSGEIRRVHVECRATIGEVGNEEHSLRQIGKAGANRWRGIRPTVRGVAMNPIDHPHGGGEGRTAAGRDPVSPWGTPTKGYRTRSNKRTTTMIVQRRHKR, via the coding sequence ATGGCAATCGTGAAAGTTAAGCCGACCTCGCCGGGTCGCCGCGCGATGGTCAAGATCGTCAACAAGGATCTGCATAAGGGCAAGCCGCACGCAGCGCTGCTCGACTCGCAATCCAAGTCGGCGGGCCGTAACAACAACGGTCGCATCACCACGCGTCACCAAGGTGGCGGTCACAAGCAGCACTACCGTATCGTCGATTTCCGTCGCAACAAGGACGGCATCCCGGCAAAGGTCGAGCGTCTCGAGTACGACCCGAACCGTAGCGCGAACATCGCGCTGGTTCTGTACGCAGACGGCGAGCGTCGCTACATCATCGCGCCGAAGGGCGTGGCGGTCGGCGCGCAGCTGATGTCCGGTTCGGAAGCGCCGATTCGCGCAGGCAACACCCTGCCGATCCGCAATATTCCGGTCGGTACGACGATCCACTGCATCGAAATGCTGCCGGGCAAGGGCGCGCAGATCGCGCGTTCGGCTGGTACGTCGGCCATGCTGCTGGCACGTGAAGGCATCTACGCGCAGGTTCGTCTGCGTTCGGGTGAAATCCGCCGCGTGCACGTCGAGTGCCGTGCAACCATCGGTGAAGTCGGCAACGAAGAGCACAGCCTCCGTCAAATCGGTAAGGCCGGTGCAAACCGCTGGCGCGGTATCCGTCCGACGGTGCGTGGTGTTGCGATGAACCCGATCGATCACCCGCACGGTGGTGGTGAAGGCCGCACGGCTGCAGGTCGCGACCCGGTGAGCCCGTGGGGCACGCCGACGAAGGGCTATCGCACCCGCAGCAATAAGCGCACGACGACGATGATCGTCCAGCGCCGTCACAAGCGTTAA
- the rplP gene encoding 50S ribosomal protein L16 → MLQPKRRKYRKEQKGRNTGKATRGNAVSFGEYGLKAIGRGRLTARQIEAARRAMTRHIKRGGRIWIRIFPDKPISQKPAEVRMGNGKGNPEYYVAEIQPGKMLYEMDGVSEELAREAFRLAAAKLPLKTNFVIRQLGA, encoded by the coding sequence ATGCTGCAACCGAAACGCAGAAAGTATCGCAAAGAGCAGAAGGGTCGTAACACCGGCAAGGCGACGCGCGGCAACGCGGTGTCGTTCGGTGAGTATGGCCTGAAGGCTATCGGTCGCGGCCGTTTGACCGCGCGTCAAATCGAAGCGGCGCGTCGTGCCATGACGCGTCACATCAAGCGTGGCGGCCGGATCTGGATCCGCATTTTCCCGGACAAGCCGATTTCGCAAAAGCCGGCAGAAGTGCGTATGGGTAACGGTAAGGGTAACCCGGAGTACTACGTCGCTGAAATTCAACCGGGCAAGATGCTGTACGAAATGGACGGTGTCTCCGAAGAACTGGCGCGCGAAGCGTTCCGTCTGGCTGCAGCAAAGCTGCCGCTGAAGACGAACTTCGTTATCCGCCAGCTCGGCGCCTAA
- the rpsQ gene encoding 30S ribosomal protein S17, which translates to MNDSVKTSLKRTLVGKVVSNKMDKTVTVLVEHRVKHPIYGKYVVRSKKYHAHDDANTYNEGDLVEIQETRPISKTKAWVVSKLLEAARVI; encoded by the coding sequence ATGAACGATAGCGTAAAAACCTCGCTCAAGCGGACGCTGGTCGGCAAGGTCGTCAGCAACAAGATGGACAAGACGGTTACCGTGCTGGTCGAGCACCGTGTGAAGCACCCGATCTACGGCAAGTACGTCGTGCGCTCGAAGAAGTACCACGCGCACGATGACGCGAACACGTACAACGAGGGCGACCTCGTCGAAATCCAGGAAACCCGTCCGATTTCGAAGACGAAGGCCTGGGTTGTGTCGAAGCTGCTCGAAGCGGCTCGCGTGATCTAA
- the rpsS gene encoding 30S ribosomal protein S19, with amino-acid sequence MTRSAKKGPFCDAHLLKKVEAAASTRDKKPIKTWSRRSTILPDFIGLTIAVHNGRQHVPVYVTENMVGHKLGEFALTRTFKGHAADKKAKK; translated from the coding sequence ATGACACGTTCTGCTAAAAAAGGTCCGTTCTGCGACGCTCATTTGCTGAAGAAAGTTGAGGCGGCTGCGTCCACGCGTGACAAGAAGCCGATCAAGACCTGGTCGCGTCGTTCGACGATTCTGCCGGACTTCATCGGTCTGACGATCGCCGTCCACAACGGCCGTCAGCACGTTCCGGTGTACGTCACGGAAAACATGGTCGGCCATAAGCTTGGCGAGTTCGCACTGACCCGTACGTTCAAGGGTCACGCGGCCGACAAGAAGGCCAAGAAATAA
- the rplC gene encoding 50S ribosomal protein L3 has product MSLGLVGRKVGMTRIFTPEGDSIPVTVLDVSDNRVTQIKTVETDGYTAVQVAFGTRRASRVTKPLAGHLAKAGVQAGEILREFHVDTAKAGELSNGAVIGTDIFEVGQKVDVQGTSIGKGYAGTIKRYNFASGRASHGNSRSHNVPGSIGMAQDPGRVFPGKRMTGHLGDVTVTVQNLEIARIDAERNLLLVRGAVPGAKGGKVFVTPAVKTRAAKGAK; this is encoded by the coding sequence ATGAGCCTTGGACTCGTAGGTCGCAAGGTTGGCATGACCCGTATCTTCACGCCTGAAGGGGACTCGATCCCCGTCACCGTGCTGGACGTGTCGGACAACCGTGTGACGCAGATCAAGACCGTTGAAACGGATGGTTATACCGCCGTTCAGGTTGCATTCGGTACTCGCCGCGCTTCGCGCGTGACGAAGCCGTTGGCGGGTCACCTCGCCAAAGCCGGCGTTCAAGCCGGTGAAATCCTCCGCGAATTCCATGTCGATACCGCCAAGGCAGGTGAACTGTCGAACGGCGCCGTCATCGGTACGGACATTTTCGAAGTCGGCCAGAAGGTTGACGTGCAAGGCACGTCGATCGGTAAGGGCTACGCCGGTACCATCAAGCGCTACAACTTCGCTTCGGGCCGCGCATCGCACGGTAACTCGCGTTCGCACAACGTTCCGGGTTCGATCGGTATGGCGCAGGACCCGGGTCGTGTGTTCCCCGGCAAGCGCATGACGGGTCACCTCGGTGACGTGACCGTCACGGTCCAGAATCTCGAAATCGCCCGCATCGACGCTGAGCGCAATCTGCTGCTCGTCCGCGGTGCTGTTCCGGGTGCGAAGGGCGGCAAGGTCTTCGTGACCCCGGCCGTCAAGACCCGTGCTGCGAAAGGAGCGAAATAA
- the rplV gene encoding 50S ribosomal protein L22, producing MEVKAIHRGARISAQKTRLVADQIRGLPVDKALNVLTFSPKKAAGIVKKVVLSAIANAEHNEGADIDELKITSIYVDKAASLKRFTARAKGRGNRIEKQSCHITVTVGN from the coding sequence ATGGAAGTGAAAGCAATTCATCGCGGTGCCCGCATCTCGGCGCAGAAAACGCGCCTTGTGGCTGACCAGATTCGTGGTTTGCCGGTCGACAAGGCGCTGAACGTCCTGACGTTCTCGCCGAAGAAGGCGGCGGGTATCGTCAAGAAGGTCGTGCTGTCTGCGATCGCGAATGCGGAACACAACGAAGGCGCCGATATCGACGAGCTCAAGATCACGAGCATCTACGTCGACAAGGCCGCTTCGCTGAAGCGTTTCACCGCACGCGCAAAGGGTCGCGGTAACCGCATCGAGAAGCAATCCTGTCACATCACTGTGACGGTCGGGAATTAA
- the tuf gene encoding elongation factor Tu has translation MAKGKFERTKPHVNVGTIGHVDHGKTTLTAAITTVLTAKFGGEAKAYDQIDAAPEEKARGITINTAHVEYETANRHYAHVDCPGHADYVKNMITGAAQMDGAILVCSAADGPMPQTREHILLARQVGVPYIIVFLNKCDMVDDAELLELVEMEVRELLSKYDFPGDDTPIIKGSAKLALEGDKGELGEVAIMNLADALDTYIPTPERAVDGAFLMPVEDVFSISGRGTVVTGRVERGVIKVGEEIEIVGIKPTVKTTCTGVEMFRKLLDQGQAGDNVGILLRGTKREDVERGQVLAKPGSITPHTHFTAEVYVLSKDEGGRHTPFFNNYRPQFYFRTTDVTGSIELPKDKEMVMPGDNVSITVKLIAPIAMEEGLRFAIREGGRTVGAGVVAKIIE, from the coding sequence ATGGCAAAAGGTAAATTCGAGCGGACCAAGCCGCACGTGAACGTGGGCACGATCGGTCACGTTGACCACGGCAAGACCACGCTGACGGCAGCGATCACGACGGTGCTGACCGCCAAGTTCGGCGGCGAAGCCAAGGCGTACGACCAGATCGACGCGGCGCCGGAAGAAAAGGCACGCGGCATCACCATCAACACCGCGCACGTCGAGTACGAAACGGCTAACCGCCACTACGCACACGTCGATTGCCCGGGCCACGCCGACTACGTGAAGAACATGATCACGGGCGCCGCGCAGATGGACGGCGCAATCCTGGTGTGCTCGGCCGCTGACGGCCCGATGCCGCAAACGCGTGAGCACATCCTGCTGGCCCGTCAGGTCGGCGTGCCGTACATCATCGTGTTCCTGAACAAGTGCGACATGGTGGACGACGCCGAGCTGCTCGAGCTCGTCGAAATGGAAGTGCGCGAACTCCTGTCGAAGTACGACTTCCCGGGCGACGACACGCCGATCATCAAGGGTTCGGCCAAGCTCGCGCTGGAAGGCGACAAGGGCGAACTCGGCGAAGTGGCGATCATGAACCTGGCCGACGCGCTGGATACGTACATCCCGACGCCGGAGCGCGCAGTGGATGGCGCCTTCCTGATGCCGGTGGAAGACGTGTTCTCGATCTCGGGTCGCGGCACGGTGGTGACGGGTCGCGTCGAGCGCGGCGTCATCAAGGTTGGCGAGGAAATCGAAATCGTCGGTATCAAGCCGACGGTGAAGACCACTTGCACGGGCGTGGAAATGTTCCGCAAGCTGCTCGACCAAGGTCAAGCGGGCGACAACGTCGGTATCCTGCTGCGCGGCACGAAGCGCGAAGACGTCGAGCGCGGCCAGGTGCTGGCCAAGCCGGGTTCGATCACGCCGCACACGCACTTCACCGCTGAAGTGTACGTGCTGAGCAAGGACGAAGGCGGCCGTCACACGCCGTTCTTCAACAACTACCGTCCGCAGTTCTACTTCCGTACGACGGACGTGACGGGCTCGATCGAGCTGCCGAAGGACAAGGAAATGGTGATGCCGGGCGACAACGTGTCGATCACGGTCAAGCTGATCGCCCCGATCGCCATGGAAGAAGGTCTGCGCTTCGCGATCCGCGAAGGCGGCCGTACCGTCGGCGCAGGTGTCGTTGCCAAGATTATCGAGTAA
- the rplR gene encoding 50S ribosomal protein L18, producing MDKTQSRLRRARQTRIKIAELQVARLAVHRTNTHIYAQVFSACGTKVLASASTLEAEVRAELADKSGKGGNINAATLIGKRIAEKAKAAGIESVAFDRSGFRYHGRVKALADAAREAGLKF from the coding sequence ATGGATAAGACTCAATCTCGCCTGCGCCGCGCTCGTCAGACGCGTATCAAGATCGCTGAGCTGCAGGTCGCGCGTCTCGCCGTGCATCGCACGAATACGCACATCTACGCGCAAGTGTTCTCGGCGTGCGGCACCAAGGTGCTCGCCAGCGCTTCGACGCTCGAAGCCGAAGTGCGCGCAGAGCTGGCCGACAAGTCGGGCAAGGGCGGCAACATCAACGCTGCAACCCTGATCGGCAAGCGTATTGCCGAAAAGGCCAAGGCTGCCGGCATCGAATCCGTCGCCTTTGACCGCTCGGGTTTCCGCTACCACGGCCGCGTGAAGGCGCTGGCTGATGCGGCGCGCGAAGCCGGGCTCAAGTTCTAA
- the rpsC gene encoding 30S ribosomal protein S3 — MGQKIHPTGFRLAVSRNWASRWYANNNNFAAMLQEDIGVREYLKKKLKNASVGRVVIERPAKNARITIFSSRPGVVIGKKGEDIELLKSELQKRMGVPVHVNIEEIRKPETDAQLIADSITQQLERRIMFRRAMKRAMQNAMRLGAQGIKIMSAGRLNGIEIARTEWYREGRVPLHTLRADIDYATSEAKTTYGIIGVKVWVYKGDTLGRNEAPVVEEVAEEKRPRRNARPGGDRRPRRDGEGAPAGARRGGPRRGGAGGDAKSGE, encoded by the coding sequence ATGGGACAGAAAATTCATCCGACTGGCTTCCGTTTGGCCGTCAGCCGCAATTGGGCTTCGCGCTGGTACGCGAACAACAATAATTTCGCGGCGATGTTGCAGGAAGACATCGGTGTTCGCGAATACTTGAAGAAGAAGCTGAAGAACGCGTCCGTCGGCCGCGTGGTGATCGAGCGTCCTGCAAAGAACGCACGCATCACGATTTTCAGCTCGCGTCCGGGTGTCGTTATCGGCAAGAAGGGCGAAGACATCGAACTGCTGAAGTCCGAGCTGCAAAAGCGCATGGGCGTTCCGGTTCACGTCAACATCGAAGAAATTCGCAAGCCGGAAACCGACGCTCAACTGATCGCCGATTCCATCACGCAGCAGCTCGAGCGCCGGATCATGTTCCGCCGCGCGATGAAGCGCGCGATGCAAAACGCGATGCGTCTTGGCGCCCAGGGCATCAAGATCATGAGCGCGGGCCGTCTGAACGGTATCGAAATCGCTCGTACGGAGTGGTATCGCGAAGGTCGCGTGCCGCTCCACACGTTGCGCGCCGATATCGATTACGCGACGTCCGAAGCGAAGACCACGTACGGCATCATCGGCGTGAAGGTGTGGGTCTACAAGGGCGACACCCTCGGCCGCAACGAAGCGCCGGTAGTGGAAGAAGTCGCGGAAGAGAAGCGTCCGCGTCGCAACGCACGTCCGGGTGGCGATCGCCGTCCGCGTCGTGACGGTGAAGGTGCGCCGGCTGGTGCACGCCGCGGCGGCCCCCGTCGTGGCGGCGCCGGCGGTGACGCGAAGAGTGGAGAATAA
- the rplX gene encoding 50S ribosomal protein L24 yields MNKIRKGDEVIVITGKDKGKRGTVLAVAEDRVTVEGINLVKKHVKPNPMKGTTGGVEAKSMPLHISNVALVDANGKASRVGIKVEDGKKVRFLKSTGATLNA; encoded by the coding sequence ATGAATAAGATTCGCAAGGGTGACGAAGTCATCGTCATCACCGGCAAGGACAAGGGCAAGCGCGGCACCGTGCTGGCCGTTGCGGAAGATCGTGTGACCGTCGAGGGTATCAACCTCGTCAAGAAGCACGTGAAGCCGAACCCGATGAAGGGTACGACGGGCGGTGTGGAAGCCAAGTCGATGCCGCTGCATATTTCGAACGTCGCACTCGTCGACGCGAACGGCAAGGCATCGCGTGTTGGCATCAAGGTCGAAGACGGCAAGAAGGTTCGCTTCTTGAAGTCGACCGGCGCCACGCTCAACGCCTGA
- the rplW gene encoding 50S ribosomal protein L23 yields the protein MSEVRKNDHRLMQVLLAPVISEKATLVADKNEQVVFEVAPDATKQEVKAAVELLFKVEVNSVNVLVTKGKAKRFGRFNGKRKDVKKAYVCLKPGQEINFEAEAK from the coding sequence ATGAGCGAAGTTCGCAAAAACGATCATCGTTTGATGCAAGTTCTGCTCGCGCCGGTGATCTCCGAAAAGGCGACGCTGGTTGCCGACAAGAACGAACAAGTCGTGTTCGAAGTCGCGCCGGACGCCACGAAGCAGGAAGTGAAGGCTGCTGTCGAGCTGCTGTTCAAGGTCGAAGTCAATTCCGTCAACGTGCTCGTCACGAAGGGCAAAGCCAAGCGCTTTGGCCGCTTCAACGGCAAGCGCAAGGACGTGAAGAAGGCGTACGTCTGCCTGAAGCCCGGCCAGGAAATCAACTTTGAAGCGGAGGCCAAGTAA
- the rplD gene encoding 50S ribosomal protein L4, with translation MELKLLNANGQEGAGVTASDVVFGRDYNEALIHQVVVAYQANARSGNRAQKDREQVKHTTKKPWRQKGTGRARAGMSSSPLWRGGGRIFPNSPEENFSHKVNKKMHRAGLCSIFSQLAREGRISVVEDLALEAPKTKLLADKFKAMGLDSVLVITDTVDENLYLASRNLAHVAVVEPRYADPLSLIYFKKVLITKAAVAQIEELLS, from the coding sequence ATGGAACTTAAGCTCCTGAATGCCAATGGTCAGGAAGGCGCTGGCGTGACCGCATCGGACGTCGTGTTCGGTCGCGATTACAACGAAGCCCTGATTCACCAAGTCGTCGTCGCTTATCAGGCGAACGCACGTAGCGGCAACCGCGCTCAGAAGGATCGTGAGCAGGTCAAGCACACCACGAAGAAGCCGTGGCGCCAGAAGGGTACGGGCCGCGCTCGTGCCGGTATGTCGTCGAGCCCGTTGTGGCGTGGCGGTGGTCGCATTTTCCCGAACTCGCCGGAAGAAAACTTCTCGCACAAGGTCAACAAGAAGATGCATCGCGCAGGCCTCTGCTCGATCTTCTCGCAGTTGGCTCGCGAAGGCCGCATCTCGGTGGTCGAGGATCTCGCGCTCGAAGCGCCGAAGACCAAGCTGTTGGCTGATAAATTCAAGGCGATGGGTCTCGATTCCGTGTTGGTCATCACCGATACGGTCGACGAAAACCTGTACCTCGCGTCGCGCAACCTGGCCCACGTGGCGGTTGTCGAGCCGCGTTACGCCGACCCGCTCTCGCTGATCTACTTCAAGAAAGTGCTGATCACGAAGGCTGCGGTCGCTCAGATCGAGGAGTTGCTGTCATGA
- the rplF gene encoding 50S ribosomal protein L6, with protein MSRVGKSPIALPQGAEVAVKGDVITVKGPLGTISQAGNPLVTVANDNGTLNFAPANESREANAMSGTMRALVANMVHGVTKGFERKLTLVGVGYRAQAQGDKLNLSLGFSHPVVHQMPEGIKAETPSQTEIVIKGIDKQKVGQVAAEVRGYRPPEPYKGKGVRYSDEVVILKETKKK; from the coding sequence ATGTCTCGAGTAGGTAAAAGCCCGATCGCGCTGCCGCAAGGCGCGGAAGTGGCCGTCAAGGGCGACGTCATCACCGTCAAGGGGCCGCTCGGCACGATCTCGCAAGCGGGTAACCCGCTGGTGACCGTGGCGAACGACAACGGCACGCTGAACTTCGCGCCGGCCAACGAAAGCCGTGAAGCAAATGCGATGTCCGGCACGATGCGCGCCCTGGTGGCGAACATGGTGCACGGCGTCACCAAGGGTTTCGAGCGCAAGCTGACGCTGGTTGGCGTCGGTTATCGTGCGCAAGCGCAAGGCGACAAGCTGAACCTGTCGCTGGGTTTCTCGCACCCCGTGGTGCACCAGATGCCGGAAGGCATCAAGGCTGAAACCCCGTCGCAGACCGAAATCGTGATCAAGGGGATCGACAAGCAGAAAGTCGGACAAGTCGCGGCGGAAGTGCGCGGCTATCGTCCGCCGGAGCCCTACAAGGGCAAGGGCGTGCGCTATTCCGACGAGGTCGTGATCCTCAAAGAAACGAAGAAGAAGTAA
- the rpmC gene encoding 50S ribosomal protein L29 has translation MKASELHQKDQAALNKELSDLLKAQFGLRMQLATQQLTNTSQLKKVRRDIARVRTVLTEKANQK, from the coding sequence ATGAAGGCATCTGAACTTCACCAGAAGGACCAGGCGGCGCTCAACAAAGAGCTGTCGGACCTGCTTAAGGCGCAATTCGGCCTGCGCATGCAACTCGCGACCCAGCAGCTCACGAACACGAGCCAGCTGAAGAAGGTTCGTCGCGACATCGCACGTGTGCGGACTGTCCTGACTGAAAAGGCGAACCAGAAATGA